The proteins below come from a single Malus sylvestris chromosome 3, drMalSylv7.2, whole genome shotgun sequence genomic window:
- the LOC126614593 gene encoding uncharacterized protein LOC126614593 has translation MVFLGSKGVLILLVVLVSAAVLVQSMQPPNRNQPLKPSDANQPLNPPNSKQPLNASNGKQPLNPLDGNQPLNPPHGNQHLNPPNAKQPPNPPNAKQPPNPPNANHPPDVKVCSGKKSPCFGKQVHCPKECPSTSPTDKMAKMCYLNCDSPICKAECKSPKPNCKGPGSACLDPRFIGGDGVVFYFHGKKNEYFNLVSDPNLQINSRFIGVRPEGRTRDNTWIQALGLLFDSNSFSLEASKASVWDDEIDHLKFTYNGEELVIPEYHLSAWESPEYDIIVKRTSSKNRVLVTLPEVAEISVNVVPVTKEDDRIHNYQIPSDDCFAHLEVQFRFYDLSSNVEGVLGRTYQPDFKNPAKPGVAMPVVGGEDKYRTTSLFSADCAACVFTQPGKLDQTDSRLMDYGMLDCTGNSFGGNGIVCRK, from the exons ATGGTTTTCTTAGGTAGCAAAGGGGTTTTGATCCTTCTGGTAGTCCTTGTATCTGCTGCTGTTCTGGTGCAGAGTATGCAACCTCCAAACCGTAACCAACCTCTGAAACCTTCAGACGCAAATCAACCTCTGAATCCTCCAAATAGTAAGCAACCTCTGAATGCTTCAAATGGTAAGCAACCTCTGAATCCTTTAGACGGTAATCAACCTCTGAATCCTCCACATGGTAATCAACATTTGAATCCTCCAAATGCTAAGCAACCTCCAAATCCTCCAAACGCTAAGCAACCTCCAAATCCTCCAAATGCTAACCATCCCCCAGATGTTAAAGTTTGCTCCGGCAAGAAAAGTCCGTGCTTTGGGAAGCAAGTACATTGCCCAAAGGAATGTCCATCCACTTCACCGACAGACAAAATGGCTAAAATGTGCTATCTCAACTGTGACTCTCCTATATGCAAAGCTGAGTGCAAAA GTCCCAAGCCCAACTGCAAAGGCCCCGGATCAGCATGCCTGGACCCTCGCTTCATTGGTGGAGACGGAGTTGTCTTTTACTTCCATGGCAAGAAAAATGAGTACTTCAACTTAGTTTCTGATCCCAACCTCCAAATCAACTCCCGCTTCATTGGTGTGCGCCCTGAAGGCCGAACCAGGGACAACACTTGGATTCAGGCCCTTGGACTCCTCTTTGACTCTAACAGCTTCTCCCTAGAGGCCAGCAAAGCATCAGTATGGGATGATGAAATCGACCACTTGAAATTCACTTACAATGGAGAGGAGCTAGTCATCCCAGAATACCATCTCTCCGCGTGGGAATCTCCGGAATATGACATTATAGTGAAGAGAACATCGAGCAAGAACAGGGTTCTGGTCACTCTCCCGGAAGTTGCTGAAATTTCAGTAAATGTGGTTCCTGTGACAAAGGAAGATGATAGGATCCACAATTATCAGATACCGTCAGATGACTGTTTTGCTCACCTGGAAGTACAGTTCAGATTCTATGACTTATCCTCAAACGTTGAAGGAGTGCTCGGAAGGACTTACCAGCCAGATTTCAAGAACCCGGCAAAGCCAGGAGTAGCTATGCCAGTGGTGGGAGGTGAAGACAAGTACAGAACAACATCACTCTTCTCTGCAGATTGCGCTGCTTGTGTTTTCACTCAACCCGGTAAGCTGGATCAGACAGATTCAAGGCTGATGGATTACGGAATGCTTGACTGCACTGGTAATTCCTTCGGTGGGAATGGAATAGTTTGCAGGAAATAA
- the LOC126616023 gene encoding receptor-like protein kinase THESEUS 1 gives MKLVTWVALFLAVVVFMSYRSSASFTPVDNYLIACGSPKNVTFQGRTFVPDTQQSSLVLKSANSLVASPNANAPSPIYQSARVFQATASYKFKVQQEGRHWVRLYFFPLTSPGQKLDSAQMTVVTENFVLLNNFTFKNFNGSYLFKEYSINVTSDTLTLNFIPSNNSVAFVNAIEVVSIPDALLPDQAYAVNPSAPFSGLSKLALQTVYRLNMGGPLLTSQNDTLGRTWENDVKYLHVDSSAVNVSVNLASIKYPPTVTPEIAPNWVYATAEAMGNANVPNVNFNITWVFTVDPNFMYLVRVHFCDIVSKALNNLVFNVFINSDNVLGSLDLSSITGDLGVPYYKDFVSNSTEDAGTLTISVGPDSSADITNAILNGLEIMKISNELGSLDGSLSVGNLLPSPSSKKNNIGIIVGSVVGSVAVVAIIGFLYCCLASRKPKTTNQATWLPLPLYGNSQTMTKMSTTSQKSGTASCISLASSNLGKIFMFQEILDATNKFDEKALLGVGGFGRVYKGTLEDGTKVAVKRGNPRSEQGLAEFRTEIEMLSKLRHRHLVSLIGYCDERSEMILVYEYMANGPLRSHLYGTDLPTLSWKLRLEICIGAARGLHYLHTGAAQSIIHRDVKTTNILLDENFVAKVADFGLSKAGPALDQTHVSTAVKGSFGYLDPEYFRRQQLTEKSDVYSFGVVLMEVLCTRPALNPVLPREQVNIAEWAMTWQKKGMLDQIMDPNLAGKVNPASLKKFGETAEKCLAEYGVDRPSMGDVLWNLEYALQLEETSSALMEPDDNSTNHIPGIQLTQGEPFDNSVSMVDGGHSGTDDTENAATSAVFSQLVNPRGR, from the coding sequence ATGAAACTTGTAACTTGGGTAgctttgtttcttgctgttgTTGTGTTCATGAGCTATAGATCATCCGCTTCATTCACTCCTGTCGATAACTACTTAATTGCCTGCGGTTCTCCGAAAAATGTCACATTCCAAGGTCGAACCTTTGTTCCCGATACACAACAATCTTCCCTTGTACTAAAAAGTGCAAATTCTTTAGTTGCCAGCCCCAATGCTAATGCCCCTTCTCCAATTTACCAATCTGCTCGAGTTTTCCAGGCAACAGCTTCTTACAAATTCAAAGTCCAGCAAGAAGGCCGGCATTGGGTCCGCCTTTATTTTTTCCCTCTTACAAGCCCTGGCCAAAAATTGGATTCTGCTCAAATGACTGTAGTTACTGAAAATTTTGTACTCTTGAACAACTTCACTTTCAAGAACTTTAACGGTTCTTATCTGTTCAAGGAGTATTCAATTAATGTAACTTCGGATACTTTGACTCTTAATTTCATTCCTTCAAACAATTCAGTTGCTTTTGTTAATGCAATTGAAGTTGTTTCTATCCCGGATGCGCTGCTCCCTGACCAGGCATATGCTGTGAATCCATCTGCTCCTTTTAGCGGACTTTCTAAGCTTGCCCTTCAAACAGTTTACCGGTTAAACATGGGGGGCCCTTTGCTCACATCTCAAAATGATACCCTTGGAAGAACTTGGGAGAATGACGTGAAGTACCTCCATGTGGACAGTTCTGCAGTGAATGTATCGGTGAACCTTGCAAGCATAAAATATCCGCCGACTGTCACACCTGAAATTGCCCCAAATTGGGTCTATGCCACAGCTGAAGCCATGGGAAATGCAAACGTGCCCAATGTGAACTTCAACATAACTTGGGTCTTTACAGTAGATCCAAATTTTATGTATCTTGTTCGGGTACACTTTTGTGATATTGTCAGCAAGGCTCTGAATAATCTCGTTTTCAATGTTTTCATAAATTCTGACAATGTGCTTGGGAGTCTTGATCTCTCTTCGATTACTGGTGACTTGGGCGTGCCATATTACAAAGACTTTGTTTCCAACTCCACAGAAGATGCAGGTACTTTGACTATCAGTGTTGGTCCAGATTCATCAGCTGATATTACCAATGCAATTCTGAATGGGTTGGAGATTATGAAGATCAGCAATGAGTTGGGGAGCTTGGACGGGTCTTTATCCGTGGGGAATCTTCTTCCTAGTCCATCCTCAAAGAAGAATAATATAGGAATCATAGTTGGCTCTGTTGTGGGATCTGTTGCTGTTGTGGCAATTATTGGTTTCCTTTATTGCTGCTTGGCATCCCGCAAGCCGAAGACAACTAACCAAGCAACATGGCTGCCCTTGCCCTTGTACGGCAATTCTCAGACCATGACAAAAATGTCAACAACTTCACAAAAGAGTGGAACAGCTAGCTGCATTTCATTAGCTTCCTCCAATCTTGGCAAAATCTTCATGTTCCAGGAAATCCTGGATGCAACCAATAAGTTCGATGAGAAGGCACTTCTTGGGGTTGGTGGTTTTGGCAGGGTTTACAAGGGAACACTTGAAGATGGGACTAAAGTAGCTGTCAAAAGGGGAAATCCCAGATCTGAACAAGGTCTTGCTGAATTCCGAACTGAGATTGAAATGTTATCCAAGCTTCGCCACCGCCACCTTGTGTCTCTTATTGGCTACTGTGATGAAAGGTCAGAAATGATTCTTGTCTACGAATACATGGCCAATGGACCCCTCAGGAGCCATTTGTATGGAACAGACCTGCCAACGCTCTCATGGAAGCTACGCCTTGAAATTTGCATTGGGGCTGCAAGAGGGCTCCATTATCTCCACACTGGTGCAGCTCAAAGCATAATTCACCGAGATGTGAAGACAACCAACATTCTCTTGGATGAGAACTTTGTAGCCAAAGTTGCTGATTTTGGCCTCTCAAAAGCAGGTCCAGCTCTAGATCAGACCCATGTCAGTACAGCTGTTAAGGGTAGTTTTGGTTACCTTGATCCTGAATACTTCCGAAGGCAACAGCTCACGGAGAAATCTGATGTGTATTCGTTCGGGGTAGTTCTAATGGAAGTTCTGTGCACAAGACCAGCTTTAAATCCTGTTCTTCCAAGGGAGCAGGTCAACATAGCAGAGTGGGCGATGACATGGCAGAAGAAGGGCATGCTAGACCAAATCATGGACCCTAATCTGGCGGGGAAGGTAAATCCAGCTTCTCTTAAGAAGTTCGGGGAGACAGCTGAGAAGTGCCTTGCTGAGTATGGTGTTGACAGGCCATCAATGGGAGATGTCTTGTGGAATCTTGAATATGCTCTTCAGCTCGAGGAGACATCATCTGCACTCATGGAACCTGACGATAACAGCACAAACCACATACCTGGTATCCAATTAACCCAAGGAGAGCCATTTGATAACAGTGTGAGCATGGTTGACGGGGGACACTCCGGCACAGATGACACAGAAAATGCTGCCACAAGTGCTGTGTTTTCTCAGCTTGTTAATCCTCGCGGAAGATGA